The following proteins are co-located in the Paludibaculum fermentans genome:
- a CDS encoding cytidylate kinase family protein, with protein sequence MAVVTVSGEPGCRTREVAQLAAQRLAFTHLSAQRVDSLLAEEFGPIIESNSKAWPDMAASILLRLGTESHLVIGVDGAELMFRNFPALLRVRVVAPENRRIGNLMLDDRLDRATARVQLRARESELRATRKARFGRATAAPETFDLTLNAGSLDASHMAALIEAAVRARELTVHGFLSHAAEAQLQFQIRLRLAKHGIQPQARASLKNVQFGHPSEEIFANLLDFYRIAWEYEPRSFPIAWDVSGRVLESFTPDFFLPESDMYVELTTMKQSLVTRKNRKIRLLREIYPHINIQVFYQKDLQDLVLKYGIIPEIAESK encoded by the coding sequence ATGGCGGTCGTGACTGTTTCCGGCGAGCCTGGTTGCAGGACGCGTGAAGTCGCACAACTGGCCGCTCAGCGGCTGGCGTTCACACACCTGAGCGCGCAGCGCGTCGACTCGCTGCTAGCCGAGGAGTTTGGCCCAATCATCGAATCCAACAGCAAAGCCTGGCCTGATATGGCGGCGTCGATCCTGCTGCGCCTGGGGACGGAATCGCACCTCGTGATTGGCGTGGATGGGGCGGAACTGATGTTCCGCAACTTTCCGGCGCTGCTGCGCGTACGGGTGGTTGCGCCCGAGAACCGGCGGATCGGGAACCTGATGCTGGACGATCGACTGGATCGTGCGACGGCGCGGGTTCAACTCCGGGCGCGTGAGAGTGAGTTGCGGGCGACCCGCAAGGCCCGTTTTGGACGCGCGACGGCGGCGCCGGAGACGTTCGACCTGACGTTGAATGCCGGGTCGCTGGACGCTTCGCACATGGCTGCATTGATCGAGGCGGCCGTGCGTGCGCGCGAACTGACCGTGCACGGCTTCCTCTCTCACGCGGCGGAGGCGCAGCTCCAGTTTCAGATCCGGCTGCGGCTGGCGAAGCACGGCATTCAGCCGCAGGCGCGCGCCAGCTTGAAGAACGTCCAGTTCGGCCATCCGAGCGAGGAGATCTTCGCCAACCTGCTGGACTTCTACCGCATCGCCTGGGAGTACGAGCCGCGCAGTTTCCCCATTGCCTGGGATGTCAGCGGGCGTGTGCTGGAGAGCTTCACCCCTGATTTTTTTCTGCCAGAGTCCGATATGTATGTAGAGCTCACGACGATGAAACAGTCGCTGGTCACACGCAAGAACCGCAAGATCCGGCTGCTGCGTGAGATCTATCCGCATATCAACATTCAAGTTTTTTACCAGAAGGATCTACAGGATCTGGTGCTGAAGTATGGCATCATCCCGGAGATCGCCGAGTCGAAATAG
- the hpt gene encoding hypoxanthine phosphoribosyltransferase: MRTPAMPMIDRVLFSEDQIRERIQEVAAQISQKYENGNLRMVGVLKGSVFFLTALARALTIPVKVDFLAISSFSNHSSAPGVVRIAKDLDDSIEGEDVLLVEDIVDTGFTARYLLQNLAGRGPNSIALCTMLDRSARRIVPLQIDFRCFEIPDRFVIGYGLDYKQLYRNLNFIAVLKPDRA; encoded by the coding sequence ATGCGCACTCCCGCCATGCCGATGATTGACAGGGTCCTCTTCTCAGAGGACCAGATCCGCGAACGCATCCAGGAGGTAGCCGCACAGATCTCCCAAAAGTACGAGAACGGCAACCTTCGAATGGTCGGGGTGCTGAAGGGCTCAGTGTTCTTTCTGACGGCGCTGGCCCGGGCCTTGACGATCCCGGTGAAGGTGGACTTCCTGGCGATCTCCTCGTTCTCGAACCACTCGAGTGCGCCGGGGGTGGTGCGGATTGCGAAGGATCTGGACGACTCGATTGAGGGAGAAGACGTCCTGCTGGTGGAAGACATTGTGGATACCGGTTTCACTGCGCGCTACCTGTTGCAGAACCTGGCCGGCCGAGGGCCAAACTCCATCGCGTTATGCACGATGCTGGACCGGAGTGCGCGCCGGATCGTGCCGCTGCAGATCGACTTCCGGTGCTTCGAGATCCCCGATCGATTTGTCATCGGGTACGGCCTGGACTACAAGCAGCTTTACCGGAACCTCAACTTCATCGCGGTGCTCAAGCCCGACCGCGCCTAA